One genomic segment of Chitinophaga parva includes these proteins:
- a CDS encoding hemolysin family protein yields MPKGTMLVFILIIILLIIVNGYFSLAEIALVSVNKGRLAEEAEEGNKRAARTLALLDDPEEFLSSIQVGITLVGIIEGLYGGERLALYVGPVFIHWGLHPDMARALALVLSIGAITYITIVVGELIPKSLALQFPHRTALMVAGSLRWFTWLTYPFVKLLTISTQLILKAFDIRNDKKETITEGDLRTMLSTAYKQGLLEKNELKLHQNVFNFNDLRAEYIMTPRHLVVTLDDQMSREEITALLKRYDYSCFPVFHNDKEHVIGVIMSKEFFMYPERPLKELIKTPCFIALHQPLPTVFQQFQVTMWPFGVVVNAYGGFEGVVTIHDVGTAIFGNLRNTGKDHPQLEQQGPKSWIAPGAMRLYVLKEALGVDWIPVNERQYLTLAAMLLEKWQRIPAEGEELTVHNVKFKIVKMEDHRIERVLVTLP; encoded by the coding sequence ATGCCCAAGGGGACTATGCTGGTATTTATACTTATTATCATTTTACTGATCATCGTGAATGGGTATTTCTCCCTGGCGGAGATAGCCCTGGTATCGGTAAACAAGGGCCGCCTGGCGGAAGAGGCCGAGGAAGGCAATAAACGGGCAGCCCGTACCCTGGCCCTGCTGGACGATCCCGAGGAATTCCTCAGCTCCATCCAGGTAGGCATTACCCTGGTGGGCATTATTGAGGGCCTGTACGGGGGCGAGCGGCTGGCGTTGTATGTGGGACCGGTATTCATCCACTGGGGCCTGCACCCGGATATGGCCCGTGCCCTGGCCCTGGTACTGAGCATTGGCGCCATTACATACATCACCATCGTGGTGGGAGAACTTATTCCCAAATCACTGGCCCTGCAGTTTCCCCACCGCACGGCCCTGATGGTGGCCGGCTCCCTGCGCTGGTTTACCTGGCTTACCTATCCTTTTGTGAAGCTGCTCACCATCAGCACTCAGCTTATCCTGAAAGCGTTTGACATCCGCAATGATAAAAAGGAAACCATCACGGAGGGCGATCTGCGTACCATGCTAAGCACTGCTTACAAACAAGGCCTCCTCGAAAAAAATGAACTGAAGCTTCACCAGAATGTGTTCAACTTTAACGACCTGCGGGCAGAATACATTATGACGCCCCGCCACCTGGTGGTAACGCTGGATGATCAAATGTCCCGCGAGGAGATAACGGCGCTCCTGAAGCGGTACGACTATTCCTGCTTTCCTGTATTTCATAATGATAAGGAGCATGTGATTGGCGTGATCATGTCCAAGGAGTTTTTTATGTACCCGGAGCGCCCGCTGAAGGAGCTGATAAAAACACCGTGCTTCATTGCCCTGCACCAGCCTTTGCCTACGGTGTTCCAGCAGTTCCAGGTAACCATGTGGCCCTTTGGGGTGGTGGTAAATGCTTATGGCGGTTTTGAGGGCGTGGTGACCATTCATGATGTGGGCACCGCTATTTTCGGGAACCTGCGGAACACGGGAAAAGACCATCCACAATTAGAACAGCAGGGGCCTAAAAGCTGGATAGCGCCCGGAGCCATGCGGCTGTATGTACTGAAGGAGGCACTGGGTGTGGATTGGATACCGGTGAATGAGCGCCAGTACCTGACCCTGGCGGCTATGCTGCTGGAGAAATGGCAGCGCATTCCCGCGGAGGGAGAGGAGCTGACTGTTCATAATGTGAAATTCAAGATCGTAAAAATGGAGGACCACCGGATAGAAAGGGTGTTGGTCACTTTACCCTGA
- a CDS encoding suppressor of fused domain protein: MMLFWKRRKDPDTWRSAIRAHYKRAWKSSYNILHVAEDAYPDLPPGFSVLEFPPTAARNRWCYATCGMSVPEDVFAMELHICSATRDARLADLLAFTASHHRTCACLGLHQVINFGYPWQPGSACDHGYITQPYPDGPKLESFKITKEKILFCYWLVPITEAEKDYITKEGTEALEAAFGKGFNYMDPLRASVV; this comes from the coding sequence ATGATGCTTTTCTGGAAACGTAGGAAAGATCCCGATACATGGAGGTCCGCTATCCGCGCGCATTACAAGCGTGCCTGGAAAAGCAGTTATAACATCCTGCACGTAGCAGAAGATGCCTACCCCGACCTGCCTCCTGGCTTCTCCGTGCTAGAATTCCCGCCCACGGCCGCCCGCAACCGCTGGTGCTACGCCACCTGTGGCATGTCTGTGCCGGAAGATGTTTTTGCCATGGAGCTGCACATCTGCTCCGCCACCCGCGATGCCCGGCTGGCAGACCTGCTGGCCTTCACCGCCTCCCATCACCGTACCTGCGCGTGCCTGGGCCTGCACCAGGTCATCAACTTCGGCTATCCCTGGCAACCTGGCTCCGCCTGTGATCATGGCTACATTACCCAGCCTTACCCGGATGGCCCCAAGCTAGAATCCTTTAAGATCACGAAAGAAAAGATACTGTTCTGCTATTGGCTGGTGCCCATCACGGAAGCGGAAAAAGATTACATTACCAAAGAAGGCACCGAAGCCCTGGAAGCCGCATTTGGCAAGGGCTTCAATTATATGGATCCTTTGCGCGCCAGCGTGGTATGA